The following are encoded together in the Brassica napus cultivar Da-Ae chromosome A9, Da-Ae, whole genome shotgun sequence genome:
- the BNAA09G44110D gene encoding uncharacterized protein BNAA09G44110D — protein sequence MEPSHSGSQPPQKAVPRLATVGWRTMLIFNLGLAAFIFAKKREKDIDVGDKMGVKKGSKGAKKSVVNTEAEMKVAETDKAKIPEAAVVDKEEAKPIPKHDDPLFEFADAAADELVFQGAASESVKVARKPIPEDEQRELFKWILEEKRKTEPKDREDKKRIDEEKAVLKQFIRAERVPKLLPDDSVDSSLRDWDKFFSK from the exons ATGGAGCCGTCTCATTCCGGATCCCAACCGCCGCAGAAAGCGGTTCCGAGACTGGCTACAGTGGGATGGCGAACTATGTTGATCTTCAATCTCGGCCTTGCTG CTTTTATATTTGCGAAGAAACGAGAAAAGGACATTGATGTGGGCGACAAAATGGGAGTTAAAAAGGGCAGTAAAGGTGCGAAAAAGAGTGTTGTTAACACCGAAGCCGAGATGAAAGTTGCAGAAACTGACAAGGCTAAGATACCAGAGGCTGCAGTAGTGGACAAGGAAGAAGCCAAACCGATCCCTAAACACGATGATCCTCTGTTTGAGTTTGCGGATGCAGCAGCTGATGAGCTGGTGTTTCAGGGCGCGGCGAGTGAGTCTGTAAAGGTAGCGAGGAAACCGATTCCGGAAGATGAGCAAAGGGAGCTTTTCAAGTGGATCCTGGAAGAGAAAAGGAAGACGGAACCAAAAGACAGGGAAGATAAGAAGCGTATCGACGAAGAGAAAGCTGTCTTGAAACAGTTTATTCGGGCAGAGAGGGTTCCCAAACTTCTCCCTGATGATTCTGTTGATTCTTCTCTACGTGATTGGGACAAATTCTTCTCCAAGTAG